From Erigeron canadensis isolate Cc75 chromosome 8, C_canadensis_v1, whole genome shotgun sequence, one genomic window encodes:
- the LOC122579999 gene encoding UDP-glucuronate:xylan alpha-glucuronosyltransferase 2, translating to MWKVTPSRSLVIRINLVFIACFLIIYATLLLRPSTSVVYHESATAYVRCSLRDCHHKVETGYKMKAVLLEDPIELNRNDQSNKHSGRKMVKRERPSFLNSSGFMGMGMRIGIVNMENEDLSDWNVLGKTIPIKFEKVSNYFEWKDLFPEWIDEEEEMHGTLCPEVPMPDYKKYGYMDMIVVNIPCKFPEEGWARDVFRLQLHLIAANMVVRRGRKSWNRKPKVVVLSKCRPMVEIFRCDDLLVHDGDWWYYEPDMKRLEQKVFLPVGTCHLALPLWDKGIDEVYDVQKIQKTNTRSKSTKREAYATVLHSTESYVCGAIMLAQSLLKTGTNRDLILLIDTSISIAKRQALAAAGWTIRIIERIRNPRAENGTYNEFNYSKFRLWQLTDYDKIIFIDSDIIVLRNLDLVFSFPQMSAVGNDNSIFNSGIMVIEPSNCTFVYFMQQTNEIVSYNGGDQGFLNEIFVYWHRLPRRVNFLKNFWSNTTVESSMKNQLFGADPPKLYAIHYLGLKPWLCYRDYDCNWDIDDQRVYASDVAHRTWWKLHDTIDDESLKSHCNLSKQRKIELKWDRMQAKKIGFADEHWKINVTDPRRRG from the exons ATGTGGAAGGTCACTCCTTCAAGATCTTTAGTCATTAGGATCAATCTAGTTTTCATAGCCTGCTTTCTTATTATTTATGCCACCCTCCTTCTCCGGCCATCAACCTCCGTCGTCTACCACGAAAGTGCAACGGCTTATGTTCGTTGCTCTCTTCGTGATTGTCATCACAAG GTGGAAACCGGATACAAGATGAAAGCGGTGTTATTGGAAGATCCAATCGAGTTAAATAGgaatgatcaatcaaataaacATAGTGGAAGGAAGATGGTGAAAAGAGAGAGGCCAAGTTTCTTGAATTCAAGTGGTTTTATGGGAATGGGAATGAGGATAGGGATTGTGAATATGGAGAATGAGGATTTAAGTGATTGGAATGTGCTTGGAAAGACTATCCCAATCAAGTTTGAAAAGGTATCAAATTACTTCGAATGGAAAGATTTGTTTCCCGAATGgattgatgaagaagaagaaatgcaTGGAACATTGTGTCCCGAGGTTCCAATGCCGGATTACAAAAAATATGGATACATGGATATGATAGTAGTGAATATACCATGCAAGTTTCCGGAGGAAGGGTGGGCGAGAGATGTGTTTAGGTTGCAATTGCATCTAATCGCGGCGAATATGGTGGTAAGGAGAGGGAGGAAGAGTTGGAATAGGAAGCCAAAGGTGGTTGTTTTGAGCAAATGCCGGCCAATGGTTGAGATTTTCCGGTGTGATGATTTGTTGGTGCATGATGGTGATTGGTGGTATTATGAACCTGATATGAAGAGATTGGAACAAAAGGTTTTTTTGCCTGTTGGAACTTGTCATTTGGCTTTGCCTCTATGGGACAAAG GAATTGATGAAGTATACGACGTACAAAAGATTCAAAAAACCAACACAAGAAGTAAATCAACAAAGAGAGAAGCCTACGCCACGGTTCTTCACTCAACTGAATCTTACGTTTGTGGTGCTATCATGTTAGCCCAATCCCTCTTAAAAACCGGAACCAACCGCGATCTCATTCTCCTCATAGACACCTCAATCTCCATTGCCAAACGCCAGGCTTTAGCCGCGGCTGGTTGGACCATAAGAATCATTGAACGTATTCGCAACCCACGAGCTGAAAATGGTACTTACAATGAGTTCAACTATAGCAAGTTTCGTTTATGGCAACTAACGGACTACGATAAAATCATATTCATCGACTCAGACATCATTGTCCTACGAAACCTTGACCTCGTGTTCTCGTTCCCTCAAATGTCGGCCGTTGGTAACGATAATTCTATTTTCAATtcgggtattatggttattgaACCATCTAATTGTACTTTCGTGTATTTCATGCAACAAACAAACGAGATTGTTTCGTATAATGGTGGTGATCAAGGATTTTTAAACGAGATTTTCGTGTATTGGCATAGATTACCAAGAAGGGTTAACTTCTTGAAGAATTTTTGGTCAAATACGACGGTCGAATCTAGTATGAAAAACCAGTTGTTTGGGGCTGATCCACCTAAGCTTTACGCGATACATTACTTGGGGCTCAAGCCATGGTTATGTTATAGAGATTATGATTGTAATTGGGATATTGATGATCAAAGAGTGTATGCGAGTGACGTGGCACATCGGACTTGGTGGAAGCTCCATGACACTATTGATGATGAGAGCTTGAAAAGCCATTGTAATTTATCGAAGCAAAGGAAGATCGAGCTGAAATGGGATCGAATGCAAGCCAAGAAAATCGGGTTTGCAGATGAGCATTGGAAGATCAACGTTACGGATCCAAGAAGACGAGGTTGA
- the LOC122610587 gene encoding uncharacterized protein LOC122610587, which produces MADVVDDNLRPIVEDIEHDVNVFGTLMSKLDFGDPLYLHASDTTGTPLINLNLKGTGNYKVWSCAMELALETKNKIGFINGTCMRPDDNEILAKQWDRCNYVVLSWILSSVSEEVYMSQIFSKEAATEKNLTEAYLLVIQFQNLKIVLLCQKPLEIGKIWEEERCYGLVGSPGGYGKKHVYQNFIRNSSSNNSNVIESKSSTPASPSTSSSYGAGPSNTHPQPTSTSPFSSEQLNFLMQMLSDKSVSTSVQSHMAGTFFNSNSFFNSNFSRFFCSNSLMQTFSKTLKKWISDSGATQHMTCCDKWLFNVEDVSNLGITVGHPNGTQAKVLKIGNFKLTDNITLFGILYVPEYCVNLFSVHNLARDSRMYISFDENNCYVQDLNTGTLMGTGSEAGGLYIFDAYIKDLWGPYKVQSKEGFRYFLNIVDDFTRAVWVFLLKGKDDTFDNFITFYNLLRNQFQTTIKVVRSDNGSEFTNLRMNQFFKLNGIIHQTSCAYTPQQNGIAERKHRHLLNVSRSLMFQGGIPLNMWPECILTATFLINRLPSSVLSGKSPYEMVFNCKPNLSFLRAFGCLCFATVLNNNDKFSTRSNKCVLIGYSEGKKAYKLFCLDNKSILYSRDVRFYENIFPFKINNKDCVGDDSGTTHLNFFNNNWFDDNNSLSPNDDRRGTSNGDGNAHNGLGSTLRAARSDSGSTHSVARPYDTNATPIEEQNNSEGNLNHETEPSHEPDQAVNLRRSNRVTKQPSHLEDFVLNTKTRHSITNVVNFAKLSYENLCFASNLNKIIEPSSYDEA; this is translated from the exons ATGGCTGATGTTGTAGATGATAATTTGAGACCCATTGTGGAGGATATTGAACATGATGTTAATGTCTTTGGCACCCTTATGAGCAAATTGGATTTTGGTGACCCTCTATATCTGCATGCTAGTGACACCACTGGCACACCCTTAATTAACCTAAATTTAAAAGGAACTGGAAATTATAAAGTTTGGTCATGTGCTATGGAACTTGCTCTTGAAACTAAGAATAAAATTGGGTTTATAAATGGAACTTGTATGAGACCTGATGATAATGAAATTCTAGCAAAACAATGGGATAGATGCAATTATGTGGTTTTATCTTGGATTTTAAGTTCTGTTtctgaagaagtctatatgagtcaaattttttcaaaagaaGCTGCTACTG AGAAGAATCTCACAGAGGCATACCTTCTAGTGATTCAGTTTCAAAACCTCAAAATTGTGCTTTTGTGTCAAAAACCTTTGGAAATAGGAAAAATCTGGGAAGAG GAAAGATGTTATGGATTAGTTGGTTCTCCTGGTGGTTATGGAAAGAAACATGTGTATCAAAACTTTATCAGAAACTCCTCTAGCAACAACTCTAATGTAATTGAGAGCAAATCATCCACTCCTGCCTCTCCTTCCACCTCATCCAGCTATGGAGCTGGACCCTCAAACACTCACCCACAACCTACTTCAACCTCACCATTTAGTAGTGAACAACTCAATTTCCTGATGCAAATGTTAAGTGATAAATCTGTCTCAACATCTGTACAGTCTCACATGGCAGGTACATTTTTTAATTCTAATTCTTTTTTCAACTCAAATTTTTCAAGATTCTTCTGTTCTAATTCTCTCATGCAAACTTTCTCAAAAACCCTCAAAAAATGGATTTCTGACTCTGGAGCTACACAACATATGACATGTTGTGACAAATGGCTTTTTAATGTTGAGGATGTCTCTAACTTGGGTATTACTGTTGGGCATCCAAATGGGACCCAAGCCAAGGTTTTAAAGATAGGAAATTTTAAACTTACTGACAACATCACTCTGTTTGGTATCCTATATGTACCTGAATACTGTGTCAACCTTTTTTCTGTGCACAATTTAGCTAGGGATAGCAGAATGTATATAAGTTTTGATGAAAATAATTGCTATGTTCAGGATTTGAATACAGGAACCCTAATGGGGACTGGTAGTGAGGCTGGTGGCCTCTACATCTTTGATGCATACATCAAAG ATTTATGGGGACCCTACAAAGTCCAAAGTAAAGAAGGATTTAGATACTTCTTGAACATTGTTGATGATTTCACTAGGGCTGTGTGGGTGTTCTTACTCAAAGGGAAGGATGATACTTTTGATAACTTTATAACCTTTTAtaatttgttaagaaatcagTTTCAAACAACCATAAAAGTTGTAAGGAGTGATAATGGGAGTGAATTTACTAATCTTAGAATGAACCAATTTTTTAAATTGAATGGTATCATCCATCAAACTTCATGTGCCtacaccccacaacaaaatgggaTTGCTGAAAGGAAACATAGGCATCTCCTAAATGTCTCTAGATCCCTTATGTTTCAAGGAGGGATTCCCCTAAATATGTGGCCTGAATGCATTCTGACTGCTACCTTTCTTATAAACAGGTTACCCTCTTCTGTTTTATCTGGAAAGTCACCTTATGAAATGGTCTTTAATTGTAAACCTAACCTCTCTTTCTTAAGAGCTTTTGGGTGTCTTTGCTTTGCCACtgttttaaataataatgacaaatTCAGTACCAGATCAAATAAATGTGTTCTTATTGGATACTCTGAGGGGAAAAAGGCTTATAAACTCTTTTGTTTGGATAATAAAAGCATTCTCTATTCTAGAGATGTTAGGTTTTATGAAAATATctttccttttaaaataaacaacaaagacTGTGTTGGTGATGATTCTGGTACAACTCACTTGaacttttttaacaataatTGGTTTGATGATAATAACTCCTTAAGTCCCAATGATGATAGGAGAGGGACTTCAAATGGTGATGGCAATGCACACAATGGTCTTGGTAGCACACTTAGAGCTGCCAGAAGTGATTCTGGTAGCACACATAGTGTTGCTAGACCTTATGATACAAATGCAACACCCATTGAAGAACAAAACAATTCTGAGGGCAATCTCAACCATGAAACTGAACCATCTCATGAACCTGACCAAGCTGTTAACCTTAGAAGGTCTAATAGGGTTACCAAGCAACCCAGCCACCTTGAAGACTTTGTTCTTAATACTAAAACTAGACATAGCATTACTAATGTTGTTAATTTTGCCAAGTTAAGTTATGAAAACTTGTGTTTTGCTTCCAACTTAAATAAGATCATTGAACCCTCTTCCTATGATGAGGCTTGA